Proteins found in one Methanothermobacter thermautotrophicus genomic segment:
- a CDS encoding PHP domain-containing protein, translating to MIRIDPHIHSVYSGDARGTPSEILRRASAIGLDAVAVADHNTMKGSIIALRESRGMEVTVVPAMELSTSAGHIVALGIQEEIQRGLTPAETLDAIHDQDGAAIIPHPFVRYRQGLFVNERNIRVDGIETLNSRYIVGYSNWRARKFARKRGIPEIGASDAHFVEAVGSSFTLVDSEGEADDILHGILKGKTEPAGSRTPLPLIVREVINKKFLGRMRNYV from the coding sequence ATGATCAGGATAGATCCCCACATACACAGTGTATATTCTGGCGATGCAAGGGGAACCCCAAGTGAGATCCTCAGGAGGGCCTCGGCCATAGGCCTTGATGCCGTTGCAGTGGCAGACCACAACACAATGAAGGGGTCAATTATTGCCCTCAGGGAATCCAGGGGCATGGAAGTAACAGTGGTACCTGCAATGGAGCTCAGCACATCCGCCGGACACATCGTCGCCCTTGGTATCCAGGAGGAGATACAGAGGGGACTAACACCGGCCGAGACCCTGGATGCGATACATGACCAGGATGGAGCCGCCATCATACCCCACCCCTTTGTTAGGTACCGGCAGGGACTCTTTGTGAATGAGCGGAACATCCGTGTTGACGGCATCGAGACCCTTAACTCCCGCTACATCGTGGGCTACTCAAACTGGAGGGCCCGGAAGTTTGCAAGGAAAAGGGGCATACCCGAGATAGGTGCAAGCGACGCCCACTTCGTGGAGGCCGTTGGAAGCTCCTTCACCCTTGTTGACTCTGAGGGCGAGGCTGATGATATACTCCATGGGATACTTAAGGGGAAAACAGAGCCAGCAGGAAGCAGGACACCACTTCCCCTCATTGTGAGGGAGGTCATTAACAAGAAGTTCCTTGGAAGGATGAGGAATTATGTTTGA
- a CDS encoding oligosaccharide flippase family protein, producing MTSSGTSKLLKGSFLIMIGNLLFRVGGYIYRVLMTRLLGPEGYGLLGLTLPFQGIFQILAAGGLPPAIAKYVAQHRALNENEMARQVVVTSLKVMIFLGITFSLVMFFTAPWLANQFFHKPAAQYPLQAVALITPFSVIVGAFRGAFQGIYHMEYVVITRAVEQVFMITLAVVFVMAGFYAAGAVMGTAMGFLASAISAIIIFRKLINTYFPPAPPEKRLGLREELGLVKTLISFSIPVIITALSEMAIYDISVFVIGYFMATTSVGYYTAADPVARLPLVISLSVATAVLPAASEAFALKDRRLLETYIVQSYRVVTLLVLPMCVGIAVFSGPLLELLFGRDFIFGAGALSILVVGMSFYTLFMISSSIAQGIGYPRLPMYVLVGGTIINLVLNVALVPMLGIEGGALATTLAALIIMIIILWKTTEITGVGLPGMAFLRIVIASGVMGGFMMLLPQNIPGLIAAIIFAPLVYGLSILLVGGVEKRDVRLLRRLGARMGPLSGTVTWMADLMDRWAR from the coding sequence ATGACATCCTCAGGCACATCCAAACTCCTAAAGGGCAGTTTCCTTATAATGATAGGCAACCTTCTTTTCAGGGTTGGGGGCTACATCTACAGGGTTCTCATGACCCGCCTCCTTGGACCCGAGGGCTACGGTTTGCTTGGACTCACACTCCCCTTCCAGGGGATATTCCAGATACTGGCAGCCGGAGGCCTTCCACCGGCCATAGCAAAGTACGTTGCCCAGCACAGGGCCCTTAATGAGAACGAGATGGCACGACAGGTGGTTGTGACATCCCTGAAGGTGATGATATTCCTGGGCATAACCTTCTCCCTGGTCATGTTCTTCACGGCCCCATGGCTTGCAAATCAGTTCTTCCACAAACCAGCCGCCCAGTACCCCCTCCAGGCGGTTGCCCTCATAACACCCTTCAGTGTAATTGTTGGAGCCTTCCGTGGGGCATTCCAGGGCATATACCACATGGAGTACGTTGTGATTACAAGGGCTGTTGAACAGGTTTTCATGATAACACTGGCTGTTGTATTCGTTATGGCGGGCTTCTATGCGGCTGGAGCGGTCATGGGGACTGCCATGGGGTTCCTTGCATCAGCCATATCCGCAATAATAATCTTCAGGAAGCTGATAAATACTTACTTCCCGCCCGCCCCGCCTGAGAAGAGACTGGGTCTCAGGGAGGAACTTGGACTCGTTAAGACCCTGATATCCTTCTCAATCCCTGTCATAATAACCGCCCTCTCTGAGATGGCCATATACGACATAAGCGTATTCGTAATAGGTTACTTCATGGCGACGACCTCAGTGGGGTACTACACCGCTGCTGATCCAGTTGCAAGGCTTCCGCTTGTCATATCACTGTCCGTAGCAACTGCAGTGCTGCCAGCAGCATCAGAGGCATTTGCACTGAAGGACCGGAGGCTCCTTGAGACCTACATCGTCCAGTCATACCGTGTAGTCACCCTCCTTGTACTGCCAATGTGTGTGGGTATAGCCGTGTTCTCAGGGCCCCTCCTTGAGCTGCTATTCGGTAGGGACTTCATATTTGGCGCAGGGGCCCTCAGCATACTCGTGGTTGGTATGAGCTTCTACACCCTCTTCATGATATCATCAAGCATAGCCCAGGGGATAGGGTACCCACGCCTCCCAATGTACGTACTGGTGGGTGGGACCATAATAAACCTTGTACTCAACGTTGCCCTTGTACCCATGCTCGGGATCGAGGGAGGAGCCCTTGCAACAACCCTTGCAGCCCTCATTATAATGATCATAATCCTGTGGAAGACAACGGAGATAACAGGTGTGGGGCTTCCAGGGATGGCTTTCCTCAGGATAGTCATTGCATCAGGAGTTATGGGTGGTTTCATGATGCTGCTCCCCCAGAACATCCCGGGCCTCATTGCAGCCATCATCTTCGCCCCCCTGGTTTATGGTCTGAGCATTCTACTTGTCGGTGGTGTTGAGAAGAGGGATGTGAGGCTCCTTCGAAGGTTGGGTGCAAGGATGGGGCCGCTGAGTGGTACCGTTACATGGATGGCTGACCTGATGGACAGGTGGGCTAGATAG
- a CDS encoding TOBE domain-containing protein has translation MRFACRIPINEVEVPVDERMFKLLNLIHRMGSITVAARAAGIPYRSAIAYIRNVEDILGENIVETRRGGRGGGGGSRLTETGLMIIKEYLKLKRALERQKTVNELEGVVEEVSEDGVRVRVGGFTIDAAHADDLSSGDRVILLVEPDDIVLMREMQNTSMRNIIHGIVTGLEMRGGIVGVRVDAGDGLELETHITPASQRSLHLELGTGIYAGFKAVAVTVLKI, from the coding sequence ATGAGATTTGCCTGCAGAATCCCCATCAACGAGGTTGAAGTTCCCGTTGATGAGAGAATGTTCAAACTCCTCAACCTCATCCACAGGATGGGCTCCATAACAGTTGCAGCCAGGGCTGCTGGAATACCCTACAGAAGCGCCATTGCATACATACGGAACGTCGAGGATATCCTTGGCGAGAACATAGTGGAAACCCGGCGCGGTGGAAGGGGGGGTGGTGGAGGAAGCAGGCTCACAGAGACGGGCCTGATGATCATCAAGGAGTACCTGAAACTAAAGAGGGCCCTTGAAAGGCAGAAAACTGTGAATGAACTTGAGGGCGTCGTTGAGGAGGTCTCAGAGGATGGTGTGAGGGTTAGGGTCGGTGGGTTCACCATTGACGCGGCCCACGCAGATGATTTATCCTCTGGAGACAGGGTCATCCTCCTTGTTGAACCCGACGATATTGTCCTGATGAGGGAAATGCAGAACACCAGTATGAGGAACATCATCCACGGAATTGTGACGGGCCTTGAGATGAGGGGGGGCATCGTAGGTGTCAGGGTGGATGCAGGTGATGGACTGGAACTTGAGACCCATATAACACCTGCTTCACAGAGGAGCCTCCACCTTGAACTGGGCACCGGGATATACGCAGGGTTTAAGGCAGTGGCTGTTACGGTTCTGAAGATATGA
- a CDS encoding DUF1786 domain-containing protein yields the protein MKILAVDVGAGTQDIMYHDTGVDRIENSIKMVMPSPTRIIAGRIRKISGDVFISGQTMGGGPVTRAILEHIEAGNRVVMTPEAARTVRDDPERVMAMGIEISGKNPGFKSLEFRDVDLEAIAGALACFDVDLDFDVLGVAVQDHGAGGDMGDRNFRFMKIREKLSGPTPPEEFSYMGDVPDHFTRMKSIEEAIQHPVLIMDSKFASVTGALMDPAVGSDEPIVVADVGNGHTLAASILEGRIYGVMEHHTRMLSPAKLEDFLIRLCLGELTHREVHGDGGHGAYAVDAVGEPVMVAATGPQRSILDDINLDVHHAAPAGDVMMAGPVGLIRSIEYRVS from the coding sequence ATGAAAATACTTGCAGTTGATGTGGGGGCCGGAACCCAGGATATAATGTACCATGACACAGGGGTCGACAGGATAGAGAACTCCATAAAGATGGTAATGCCCTCACCAACAAGGATAATTGCAGGGAGAATCCGCAAGATCAGTGGTGACGTCTTCATAAGTGGACAGACAATGGGGGGTGGCCCCGTTACACGGGCGATACTTGAACACATCGAGGCTGGAAACCGGGTGGTCATGACACCCGAAGCAGCCAGGACAGTGAGGGATGACCCTGAAAGGGTCATGGCCATGGGAATAGAGATATCAGGGAAAAACCCGGGATTTAAGAGCCTTGAATTCAGGGACGTTGACCTGGAGGCCATAGCAGGGGCCCTGGCATGCTTTGATGTTGATCTGGACTTCGATGTGCTGGGTGTTGCTGTCCAGGACCACGGGGCAGGAGGGGATATGGGTGATAGGAACTTCAGATTTATGAAGATCAGGGAGAAATTATCCGGACCAACCCCACCGGAGGAGTTCTCCTACATGGGTGACGTCCCTGACCACTTCACAAGGATGAAGTCCATTGAGGAGGCCATCCAGCACCCGGTCCTCATAATGGATTCAAAGTTCGCATCAGTAACAGGGGCCCTCATGGATCCTGCAGTGGGCTCAGATGAGCCGATAGTCGTGGCTGATGTGGGAAATGGGCACACACTGGCAGCCAGCATCCTTGAAGGCAGGATATACGGTGTCATGGAACACCACACACGCATGCTCTCACCGGCTAAACTTGAGGACTTTCTAATCAGGCTCTGCCTGGGTGAGCTTACCCACCGGGAGGTCCATGGAGATGGAGGCCACGGCGCATATGCAGTTGATGCTGTTGGCGAACCTGTCATGGTGGCTGCAACTGGCCCCCAGAGGAGTATACTTGACGATATAAACCTTGATGTCCATCATGCAGCACCGGCAGGGGATGTTATGATGGCGGGACCCGTGGGTCTTATAAGGAGTATTGAGTATAGGGTGAGTTGA
- a CDS encoding DUF63 family protein, which produces MISEIIEFLESNFFYLHPGYTPLNTVAFGIILGIVVLIILRMFRWLKKDPGELLVPLLPFIFLGSGARALVDNGVYPLTHLLVTPGIYILVGLTTIATLLASVKLEEVFGWDYRKLIFVTGSVLALPNLVSIHHINPIPFFAVLAVFTAFAAIFYALSLRWEFLGERMNIPVIYAHLFDASSTYVAVDWYGYLEQHVVPSALTGLTGTALVMFPLKMVVILAALYAIDRYVDSDVDSEGLKLVIFILGLAPGLRNFLSLSMAV; this is translated from the coding sequence ATGATATCTGAGATCATCGAGTTCCTTGAGAGCAACTTCTTTTACCTGCACCCTGGATACACGCCCCTGAACACGGTCGCATTCGGGATTATCCTTGGAATAGTTGTCCTGATAATACTTAGAATGTTCAGATGGCTTAAAAAGGATCCCGGGGAGCTACTGGTGCCCCTCCTTCCCTTCATATTCCTGGGCTCCGGTGCAAGGGCCCTTGTTGATAACGGTGTATATCCCCTGACACACCTTCTGGTAACCCCCGGTATATACATCCTTGTGGGCCTCACAACCATAGCAACACTCCTTGCTTCGGTTAAACTTGAGGAGGTCTTTGGATGGGATTACAGGAAACTGATATTCGTCACAGGTTCCGTACTCGCCTTACCGAACCTCGTCAGCATACACCACATAAACCCCATCCCCTTCTTCGCTGTCCTGGCGGTATTCACAGCCTTTGCAGCCATATTTTATGCCCTGAGCTTAAGATGGGAGTTCCTTGGAGAGAGGATGAACATTCCCGTTATATATGCACACCTTTTTGATGCATCTTCAACCTACGTCGCCGTCGACTGGTACGGCTATTTAGAGCAGCATGTGGTTCCATCAGCCCTGACAGGCCTCACAGGCACGGCCCTGGTGATGTTCCCCCTGAAGATGGTGGTTATACTGGCCGCCCTCTACGCCATTGATAGATACGTTGACTCTGATGTGGATTCAGAGGGCCTTAAGCTTGTAATATTCATACTTGGTCTTGCCCCTGGGCTTAGGAATTTCCTGAGCCTGAGCATGGCGGTTTAA
- a CDS encoding ferredoxin family protein: protein MVDLKIIVDPEKCTACGECREACPKGGKIWMIQRGKPATPSNLEFCHQCMICASKCPEGAIRIIRDDNYEKKYEDEGNP from the coding sequence GTGGTTGATTTGAAGATAATTGTTGATCCAGAGAAGTGCACAGCATGCGGCGAGTGCCGTGAGGCATGCCCCAAGGGTGGTAAGATATGGATGATCCAGAGGGGGAAGCCTGCAACCCCCTCAAACCTTGAATTCTGCCACCAGTGCATGATCTGCGCAAGTAAGTGTCCTGAGGGCGCCATAAGAATTATCAGGGATGATAACTATGAGAAGAAGTATGAAGACGAGGGAAACCCTTGA
- the hisB gene encoding imidazoleglycerol-phosphate dehydratase HisB: protein MRRSMKTRETLETHVKVDLELDGSGKSSVNTGLGFLDHMLESLARHGLLDLEVEARGDLEVDDHHTVEDVALTLGEALREALGDKSGIRRMAHAMVPMDDALATVALDLSGRPYTVLELEFDDAVIGDVKSQNLGHFIESLAVSAGMNIHASVRGRNDHHKAEALFKALALAIRDAVRVEHGEIPSTKGKL from the coding sequence ATGAGAAGAAGTATGAAGACGAGGGAAACCCTTGAAACCCATGTGAAGGTGGATCTTGAACTTGACGGAAGCGGGAAATCAAGCGTGAACACCGGTCTGGGATTCCTTGACCACATGCTTGAATCACTTGCACGCCATGGACTCCTTGACCTGGAGGTTGAGGCGAGGGGTGACCTGGAGGTTGACGACCATCATACCGTTGAGGATGTTGCCCTCACACTGGGGGAGGCCCTGAGGGAGGCCCTGGGTGATAAGAGCGGTATAAGGAGGATGGCCCATGCCATGGTCCCCATGGATGATGCCCTTGCAACCGTTGCCCTGGACCTCAGTGGAAGGCCCTATACGGTCCTTGAACTGGAATTCGATGATGCTGTGATAGGTGATGTGAAATCACAGAACCTAGGACACTTCATTGAGTCCCTTGCAGTATCTGCAGGCATGAACATCCACGCCTCCGTGAGGGGAAGGAACGACCATCACAAGGCCGAGGCCCTCTTCAAGGCCCTTGCCCTTGCAATCCGGGACGCTGTCCGGGTTGAACACGGGGAAATTCCAAGCACGAAGGGCAAATTGTAA
- a CDS encoding class II glutamine amidotransferase, giving the protein MCFNQEVQPSFSLRGFRMRSERNPHGWGLAFYPDKSVQVYKEPVKSRKSLMAEIMEGYNLIRSSIIMSHVRYTSKGTVAQRNTHPFQREWDGREYVFAHNGTLNAEFNLEDGRYRPVGETDSEMAFCHIMNQISENGDYIQG; this is encoded by the coding sequence ATGTGTTTCAACCAGGAGGTGCAGCCATCCTTCTCCTTGAGGGGTTTCAGGATGAGATCAGAGCGCAACCCCCATGGATGGGGGCTTGCCTTCTATCCGGACAAATCCGTCCAGGTGTATAAGGAGCCAGTGAAATCCAGAAAAAGCCTGATGGCGGAGATCATGGAGGGCTATAACCTTATCAGATCCAGCATCATAATGTCCCACGTCAGGTATACAAGTAAAGGAACTGTTGCCCAAAGGAACACCCATCCCTTCCAGAGGGAGTGGGACGGTAGAGAATATGTATTCGCCCACAATGGCACCCTAAATGCGGAATTTAACCTGGAAGACGGAAGATACCGGCCAGTAGGTGAAACTGACTCTGAGATGGCCTTCTGCCATATCATGAACCAGATCAGCGAAAATGGGGATTACATTCAAGGATGA
- a CDS encoding flavodoxin family protein gives MILGICGSPRKQATEHVLESALSMLEGEGLETEFFTVRGKNISPCRHCDYCLKNRECVLKDDMFPLYELLRKARGIIIATPVYNGGVSAQVKAIMDRCRALGAEDYDALRGKVGMGIAVGGDRCGGQEPALMQIHTFYILNGVIPVSGGSFGANLGACFWSRDTLEGVKEDSYGFKTLKKTLSMFKRFLESEGR, from the coding sequence ATGATACTCGGTATATGCGGAAGCCCCAGGAAGCAGGCAACGGAACATGTCCTTGAGAGTGCCCTATCAATGCTTGAGGGGGAAGGACTTGAGACAGAGTTCTTCACCGTGAGGGGTAAGAACATCTCCCCCTGCAGACACTGCGATTACTGCCTGAAGAACAGGGAGTGTGTTCTGAAGGACGACATGTTCCCCCTTTACGAGCTCCTCAGGAAGGCCAGAGGGATCATCATTGCAACCCCAGTCTACAATGGAGGTGTCAGCGCCCAGGTAAAAGCCATCATGGACCGTTGCCGTGCGCTGGGTGCTGAAGACTATGACGCCCTCCGCGGGAAGGTAGGTATGGGCATAGCTGTTGGTGGTGATAGATGCGGAGGGCAGGAGCCTGCCCTCATGCAGATCCACACATTCTACATACTAAACGGCGTCATCCCAGTAAGCGGAGGTTCCTTCGGCGCGAATCTTGGGGCCTGTTTCTGGTCAAGGGACACCCTTGAGGGTGTTAAAGAGGACTCATATGGCTTCAAAACCCTCAAGAAGACATTGAGCATGTTCAAAAGGTTCCTGGAATCTGAAGGACGCTAA
- a CDS encoding TrpB-like pyridoxal phosphate-dependent enzyme has product MMNKIVLDENEIPKKWYNINPDLPSPLPEPKNPEGGENIENLPKVFSSGVLEQEMSMERWIKIPREVRDVYKMIGRPTPLFRAKGLEEMLDTPARIYYKREDYSPTGSHKLNTAIAQAYYAREDGAERLTTETGAGQWGTALSLACSLMDLQCKVYMVKVSFNQKPFRKTIMQLYGGEVVPSPSNHTEFGRSILSKDPDHPGSLGIAISEAMEEALQDEKVYYSLGSVLNHVLLHQTVIGLETKKQLEIAGETPDIMIGCVGGGSNFGGAIFPFVKDKLDGKLDCEFIAAEPKSCPTLTAGEYRYDFGDTAGMTPLLKMYTLGHDFVPPSVHAGGLRYHGMSPQVALLVREGVVNARAVPQHTIFESGVKFAKAEGVVPAPETCHAISVAIEEARKCRETGEEKTIVVSFSGHGLLDLKGYGDYLEGKI; this is encoded by the coding sequence ATGATGAACAAGATAGTTCTTGATGAAAATGAAATACCAAAGAAGTGGTACAACATTAACCCGGACCTCCCCTCACCACTACCTGAACCAAAAAATCCTGAGGGTGGAGAAAACATTGAAAACCTGCCAAAGGTATTCTCAAGCGGAGTCCTTGAGCAGGAGATGTCCATGGAAAGATGGATAAAGATCCCAAGGGAAGTCAGGGACGTCTATAAGATGATCGGGAGGCCCACTCCACTGTTCAGAGCAAAGGGCCTTGAGGAGATGCTGGACACACCGGCAAGGATATACTACAAGAGGGAGGACTACTCCCCCACAGGGAGCCATAAGCTGAACACAGCCATAGCCCAGGCATATTATGCCCGTGAGGACGGGGCAGAGAGACTGACAACTGAGACCGGTGCCGGCCAGTGGGGAACCGCACTGTCCCTTGCCTGCTCACTCATGGACCTCCAGTGCAAGGTCTACATGGTTAAGGTATCCTTCAACCAGAAGCCCTTCAGAAAAACCATAATGCAGCTATACGGTGGCGAGGTTGTCCCCTCCCCCAGCAATCACACAGAATTCGGTCGAAGTATACTCAGTAAGGACCCTGACCACCCGGGATCCCTTGGAATAGCCATATCCGAGGCCATGGAGGAGGCACTGCAGGACGAAAAGGTCTACTACTCCCTTGGAAGCGTCCTTAACCATGTACTCCTGCACCAGACAGTGATAGGCCTTGAGACAAAGAAACAGCTTGAAATCGCAGGTGAAACGCCTGACATCATGATAGGCTGCGTTGGAGGAGGCAGCAACTTCGGGGGGGCCATATTCCCCTTCGTGAAGGACAAGCTTGATGGTAAGCTGGACTGCGAATTCATAGCTGCAGAACCAAAGTCATGCCCCACACTTACAGCTGGAGAGTACCGCTATGACTTCGGTGACACCGCAGGCATGACCCCCCTCCTCAAGATGTACACCCTAGGCCACGACTTCGTACCCCCATCCGTCCATGCAGGCGGACTCAGGTACCATGGAATGTCACCACAGGTTGCACTCCTCGTCAGGGAAGGTGTGGTCAATGCCAGGGCAGTCCCCCAGCACACAATATTCGAGAGCGGCGTCAAATTTGCAAAGGCCGAGGGCGTTGTCCCGGCCCCCGAAACATGCCACGCCATAAGTGTTGCCATCGAAGAAGCACGTAAGTGCCGGGAGACCGGTGAAGAGAAGACCATAGTTGTCAGTTTCTCAGGTCATGGACTCCTGGACCTGAAGGGATACGGTGACTACCTGGAGGGTAAAATCTAA
- a CDS encoding 2-isopropylmalate synthase: MYIEEVKGEMNLPENVRIFDTTLRDGEQTPGVALTVEEKTGIARKLDALGVDTIEAGFPAASPGEMNSIRGIVELGLEANICGLARVLREDIDAAIDCGVDYIHTFIGTSPLHREYKLKMSPDEIIDRAVFGVEYAVEHGLKVEFSAEDATRTEFDYLVDVYRAAEDAGASIINVPDTVGVMIPRAMNHLISKLKGELRVPISVHCHNDFGLAAANSLAAVEAGASQIHATVNGLGERAGNAALEEVVMALITRYDLPVDIRTVELVNISEFVSKITGVRMPPNKAIVGENAFAHEAGIHVHGVLEKAETYEPITPEMVGHKRRIVLGKHTGANALRSKLQEYGIDMNEDQFCTLYEQVKRLGDKGKRITDADLRAMAVTILGKASREIVKLEGIAVMTGESVMPTATVKLRIGDEIKTTSMTGVGPVDAAINAIQSLVSETADIELDEYNIEAITGGTNALAEVFVVMSDREGNKATGRSTREDIVMASVEAVLDAINKILSLK; the protein is encoded by the coding sequence ATGTACATAGAAGAGGTTAAAGGAGAAATGAATCTCCCGGAGAATGTCAGGATATTTGACACAACACTGAGGGATGGTGAACAGACACCTGGAGTGGCCCTCACAGTAGAGGAAAAGACGGGTATAGCAAGGAAGCTCGATGCCCTTGGAGTAGATACAATAGAGGCAGGGTTTCCTGCAGCATCTCCAGGTGAAATGAACTCCATAAGGGGAATAGTTGAACTGGGACTCGAAGCAAATATCTGTGGTTTGGCAAGGGTGCTTCGTGAGGACATAGACGCAGCAATAGACTGCGGAGTAGATTACATACACACCTTCATAGGGACATCACCACTCCACAGAGAATACAAGCTCAAAATGTCACCCGATGAGATAATAGACAGGGCGGTCTTTGGAGTGGAATATGCGGTTGAACATGGCCTGAAGGTCGAGTTCTCTGCAGAGGATGCAACAAGGACTGAATTTGATTATCTGGTTGATGTATACCGTGCAGCAGAGGATGCGGGTGCCTCCATCATAAACGTGCCAGATACCGTCGGGGTCATGATACCCAGGGCAATGAATCACCTTATATCCAAACTTAAAGGCGAACTCAGGGTACCCATAAGCGTGCACTGCCACAATGACTTCGGCCTGGCAGCCGCCAACTCCCTTGCAGCTGTGGAGGCAGGGGCATCACAGATACACGCAACAGTGAATGGTCTAGGTGAAAGGGCGGGAAACGCTGCCCTTGAGGAGGTTGTCATGGCCCTAATAACCCGCTATGACCTCCCTGTTGATATAAGGACCGTGGAACTCGTTAACATCTCAGAGTTCGTTTCAAAGATAACAGGTGTCAGGATGCCGCCCAACAAGGCCATAGTTGGTGAAAATGCCTTTGCACATGAAGCAGGCATACACGTCCATGGAGTCCTTGAAAAGGCGGAGACCTATGAGCCAATAACACCTGAGATGGTGGGCCACAAGAGGCGGATAGTCCTTGGTAAACACACCGGCGCCAACGCCCTCAGATCAAAGCTCCAGGAATACGGTATAGATATGAACGAGGACCAGTTCTGCACACTCTATGAACAGGTCAAGAGGCTTGGAGATAAGGGTAAAAGGATTACTGATGCGGATCTGAGGGCCATGGCCGTCACCATCCTCGGAAAGGCCAGCAGGGAGATAGTGAAACTTGAGGGCATAGCAGTCATGACAGGGGAGAGTGTGATGCCAACAGCCACAGTTAAGCTCAGAATCGGTGACGAGATCAAGACGACATCCATGACTGGAGTTGGACCTGTAGACGCAGCAATAAACGCAATACAGAGTCTTGTAAGTGAAACAGCAGATATAGAACTCGATGAATACAACATAGAGGCCATAACTGGCGGTACAAACGCACTTGCAGAGGTTTTCGTTGTCATGAGTGACAGGGAGGGTAACAAGGCAACAGGAAGGTCCACAAGGGAGGACATAGTCATGGCGAGTGTTGAGGCAGTACTGGACGCCATAAACAAGATACTGAGCCTTAAATAG
- a CDS encoding bifunctional 5,6,7,8-tetrahydromethanopterin hydro-lyase/3-hexulose-6-phosphate synthase: protein MYRIGEALIGSGNEVAHIDLIIGDKEGNAGAAFASGLTNLSLGHTPLLSVIRPNLMTKPATLIVPKVTVGCLEDANKVFGPAQTAVARAVADAVEEGVIPEEKAEDLVVIVSVFIHPEAEDYRKIYQYNYGATRLALRRAMEGYPSVSKVLAEKDRGSHPIMGFRAVRLWNPPYLQVALDLDSMEEMERIINTLPDRERILLEAGTPLVKKFGVGVVRRIRELRRDAFIIADLKTLDVGRIEVKMAADETADAVAISGLGTVESIEKAIHEAQKQGIYSILDMMNVENFVDKLRGLKYKPDIVLLHRNVDLETLRAERGEEIGEMSEWGNIREIKEILGPRGLVAVAGGITPAKMQEALDSGADIIVVGRYIIGSRDVRRAAEDFLEHMPQDPDTMRLPLDEDEAI from the coding sequence ATGTACAGAATAGGTGAAGCGCTCATAGGAAGCGGCAATGAAGTCGCGCATATAGATCTCATCATAGGGGATAAGGAGGGAAACGCCGGGGCCGCCTTTGCAAGTGGCCTCACAAACCTCTCACTGGGTCACACCCCGCTTCTATCCGTCATAAGACCCAACCTGATGACCAAACCAGCGACACTAATCGTGCCAAAGGTCACGGTGGGCTGCCTTGAGGACGCCAATAAAGTATTTGGCCCTGCACAGACGGCAGTGGCTCGTGCAGTGGCTGATGCCGTCGAGGAGGGTGTAATTCCAGAGGAAAAGGCTGAAGACCTGGTTGTTATAGTCAGCGTATTCATACACCCTGAGGCAGAGGACTACCGGAAGATATACCAGTACAACTACGGAGCAACCAGACTTGCCCTCAGAAGGGCCATGGAAGGCTACCCCTCAGTCAGTAAGGTACTTGCTGAAAAGGATCGTGGCAGCCACCCAATAATGGGATTCAGGGCTGTGAGGCTATGGAACCCTCCATACCTGCAGGTTGCCCTTGACCTCGACAGCATGGAGGAGATGGAGAGGATCATCAACACCCTCCCCGACAGGGAGCGTATACTCCTTGAAGCTGGAACACCCCTTGTCAAGAAATTCGGTGTGGGTGTTGTCAGGAGGATAAGGGAGCTTCGAAGGGACGCCTTCATAATAGCTGACCTGAAAACCCTTGATGTTGGCAGAATAGAGGTCAAAATGGCTGCAGATGAAACTGCAGATGCCGTTGCAATATCAGGACTCGGTACAGTGGAGTCCATTGAGAAGGCAATCCACGAGGCCCAGAAGCAGGGAATCTACTCCATACTCGACATGATGAACGTTGAAAACTTCGTCGATAAACTCAGGGGACTCAAATACAAACCAGACATTGTTCTCCTCCACAGAAACGTTGACCTTGAAACCCTCCGGGCCGAACGTGGAGAGGAAATTGGTGAAATGAGTGAATGGGGCAACATCAGGGAGATAAAGGAGATTCTTGGACCCAGGGGCCTTGTGGCGGTTGCAGGTGGAATAACCCCTGCAAAGATGCAGGAGGCCCTTGACAGCGGCGCAGACATAATAGTCGTTGGCAGATACATAATAGGGTCAAGGGACGTCAGGCGGGCTGCAGAGGACTTCCTTGAGCACATGCCCCAGGACCCTGACACCATGAGACTCCCCCTCGACGAGGACGAGGCAATCTAG